From Acidobacteriota bacterium, one genomic window encodes:
- a CDS encoding universal stress protein gives MVNSFRILIGYDGSGFADAAIDDLKNAGLPADVEALVLSVAEVWLPPRDEGKEPEFVTPELARSYKHNLGILQNSRELADAAAVRLRAMFPTWEVESDATYGSAAWEILFRAEDFKPDLIVVGAQGVFGLKELLIGSVAQKIVTEAPCSVRVARGKVEVEPTTARIVLGYDGTAGSDKTVESIIARNWPDESEVKVVLVQDTALIRSSFEIEDDKVEQSGHAVVDKLRNAGLKATLVIREGNPKHVIVEEAEIFRADTIFLGATKFDDLITKYLLGSVSSAIVTRAKCSVEIVRPKRS, from the coding sequence ATGGTGAACAGCTTTCGGATTCTGATTGGTTATGACGGGTCGGGTTTCGCGGACGCGGCGATCGACGACTTGAAGAACGCAGGATTGCCTGCGGACGTCGAAGCGCTTGTTCTGAGCGTCGCCGAAGTCTGGCTTCCACCCCGCGATGAAGGAAAAGAGCCGGAGTTCGTTACTCCCGAGCTGGCGCGGAGTTACAAACATAATCTGGGGATTTTGCAGAACTCGCGCGAACTCGCCGATGCGGCGGCGGTTCGATTGCGGGCGATGTTTCCGACCTGGGAGGTTGAATCAGATGCGACTTACGGATCGGCAGCTTGGGAAATACTCTTTCGGGCCGAGGATTTCAAGCCTGATCTGATCGTTGTTGGAGCGCAGGGCGTCTTCGGACTCAAAGAACTGTTGATCGGCAGCGTCGCTCAGAAGATCGTCACCGAAGCGCCGTGTTCGGTGCGCGTGGCGCGAGGGAAGGTTGAGGTCGAACCGACCACGGCGCGAATCGTCCTCGGGTACGACGGCACGGCTGGTTCCGACAAAACTGTCGAGTCCATAATTGCCCGCAATTGGCCGGATGAAAGCGAGGTCAAGGTCGTGCTCGTGCAGGACACGGCGCTGATCAGAAGTTCGTTTGAAATCGAGGACGATAAGGTTGAACAGTCCGGACACGCCGTCGTTGACAAGCTCCGGAACGCGGGACTCAAGGCAACGCTGGTGATCCGCGAGGGAAATCCGAAGCACGTCATCGTCGAAGAGGCCGAAATCTTCCGTGCGGACACGATATTCCTCGGCGCGACGAAGTTTGACGATCTGATTACGAAGTATCTGCTCGGCAGCGTCTCGTCGGCGATCGTGACCCGCGCGAAGTGTTCTGTCGAGATCGTTAGGCCCAAACGATCTTAG
- a CDS encoding HlyC/CorC family transporter has protein sequence MRTLAFEVLLIVLLLVFNGIFSMSELAIVSARRVRLRQLAENGSKGAAKAIELAENSSRFLSTVQIGITLVGILAGAFGGATIAGVLANFLADLPYVGPYSSTFSFALVVAVITYFSIVVGELIPKSLALNAPEKIAVAVSRPMMLLSRFSSPVVWMLMAPTSLVLRLFKVQATVDPPVTDEEIKDLIDVGTKAGVFQESEQGLMESVINLGDQRISSLMTPRLKIEWMDLNDPVDKIRETLQDCRFSRLPAARGKLDDVCGYVSAKALLSQIIKRGDLDPEAVLQSPIYVPETLTILELLERFRTSHTHFAVVVDEFGGVEGLITMNDVLEAIVGELPASQHFVSGDLITRAADGTLVADGRTPIFEFLEELDIKELPADERDAYHTLAGFVLARLGKVPKTGDRFTWHSIGFTIAAMEQNRVATVIVNLPDQEG, from the coding sequence ATGAGAACGTTGGCGTTTGAAGTTCTGCTGATCGTCCTGCTCCTCGTCTTCAACGGCATCTTCTCGATGTCCGAACTGGCGATCGTATCGGCGCGCAGAGTCCGTCTTCGCCAATTGGCGGAAAATGGAAGCAAGGGCGCCGCGAAAGCGATCGAACTGGCGGAAAATTCGAGCCGGTTTCTCTCGACGGTTCAGATCGGAATAACGCTCGTCGGAATCCTCGCCGGCGCTTTTGGCGGAGCGACGATCGCCGGAGTGCTGGCGAATTTTCTCGCAGATCTGCCCTACGTCGGACCGTATTCATCGACATTTAGTTTCGCGCTTGTGGTCGCTGTGATCACGTATTTTTCAATCGTGGTCGGTGAACTGATTCCGAAGAGTCTTGCCCTGAACGCGCCGGAAAAGATCGCGGTTGCCGTCTCACGACCGATGATGCTCCTGTCGAGATTCTCGTCACCGGTCGTCTGGATGCTGATGGCACCGACCTCCCTCGTGCTGAGACTATTCAAGGTTCAGGCGACGGTCGATCCGCCGGTGACGGACGAAGAGATCAAGGATCTGATCGACGTCGGAACGAAAGCCGGTGTCTTTCAAGAATCCGAGCAGGGCCTGATGGAAAGCGTCATCAATCTCGGCGATCAACGGATATCTTCGCTGATGACGCCGCGATTGAAAATTGAATGGATGGATCTGAACGATCCGGTCGATAAGATCCGGGAAACACTTCAGGATTGCCGCTTCTCACGTCTGCCCGCGGCGCGGGGCAAACTCGACGATGTCTGCGGATACGTCAGCGCTAAAGCCTTGCTGAGCCAAATCATCAAACGCGGGGACCTTGATCCCGAAGCGGTTCTTCAAAGCCCGATCTACGTTCCCGAAACGCTCACGATTCTGGAATTGCTTGAACGATTCCGCACGTCGCACACCCACTTTGCGGTCGTCGTCGACGAGTTCGGCGGCGTTGAAGGACTGATCACGATGAACGATGTTCTCGAAGCGATCGTCGGCGAATTGCCCGCCAGCCAGCATTTTGTCTCTGGAGACCTGATCACACGCGCCGCCGACGGAACGCTGGTCGCCGACGGCCGGACGCCCATCTTCGAATTCCTCGAAGAGTTGGATATCAAGGAACTTCCCGCGGACGAGCGGGACGCGTACCATACGCTCGCCGGATTCGTGCTTGCGCGCCTCGGAAAGGTACCCAAAACGGGCGATAGATTTACCTGGCACTCGATCGGTTTCACGATTGCCGCGATGGAGCAAAACCGCGTCGCGACGGTGATCGTGAACTTGCCGGATCAGGAAGGTTGA
- a CDS encoding glucosidase: MPTKSAEDIRLELTDYREQDWKRWGPYVSERAWGTVREDYSTDGSAWSYFPFDDAHRRAFRWNEDGLAGICDRRQNLCFAVALWNGRDPILKERLFGLSGPEGNHGEDVKECYYYLDNTPTHSFMRFLYKYPQSEFPYAELREENRRRGKSESEYELVDTGVFDDNKYFDVFVEYAKADCDDIVVKITAVNRSEDPAPLHILPTLWFRNQWSWFDHPPKPSLKRSTSTSSTILAEQRELGSFELRCEGSPRLLFTENETNAASLFGGKNASPYVKDGINRFVTRNESDAVNPAGIGTKAAAHYVFEIAGNSSETVWLRLSNSGTGESPGNDFVSECESVYVRRHLEADEFYRSIVPESLSEDEQLVMRQALAGMLWSKQFYHYSVKDWIDGDPAFPPPSSKRKHGRNSSWKHLYNDDIISMPDKWEYPWYAAWDLAFHAIPLALVDPGFAKRQLILLLREWYMHPNGQIPAYEWAFGDVNPPVHAWAALRVYRIEAKRKGRADRDFLEKIFHKLLLNFTWWVNRKDAEGNNVFEGGFLGLDNIGVFDRSAALPSGGHIEQSDGTSWMAMFCLNMLAIALELAREDKVYEDVASKFFEHFVYISDAMNNVGGEDTELWDERDGFYYDVLHLPNGEDIPLRLRSMVGLIPLFAVETIEFEMLDRLPDFRRRTEWFLKNRPDLTDKIACMQKPGRENRLLLALVNPERLRRVLRVMLSENEFLSDFGIRAMSRAHRNNPYALKLGDTEYRVEYEPAESKSGMFGGNSNWRGPIWMPVNYLLIEALQKFDFYFGDQFKVEFPTGSERKLSLWDVSQELERRLARIFVRDEDDGSRAVFGNCDKFQTDEHFRDYPLFYEYFHGDHGSGLGASHQTGWTGLVAKLLQQIGDYRD, translated from the coding sequence ATGCCAACGAAAAGCGCCGAAGATATCCGGCTGGAACTTACCGATTATCGCGAGCAAGACTGGAAGCGTTGGGGGCCGTACGTTTCGGAGCGGGCCTGGGGCACGGTGCGCGAAGACTATTCCACAGACGGTTCGGCGTGGAGTTACTTTCCGTTCGATGACGCTCATCGGCGGGCGTTTCGATGGAACGAGGACGGACTCGCGGGCATTTGCGACCGGCGTCAGAACCTTTGTTTCGCGGTAGCGCTCTGGAACGGCCGCGATCCGATCCTCAAAGAAAGGCTCTTCGGGCTTTCCGGCCCGGAAGGCAATCACGGTGAGGATGTGAAGGAGTGTTACTACTATCTCGACAACACTCCGACACATTCGTTTATGAGATTTCTCTACAAGTATCCGCAGAGCGAATTTCCCTATGCCGAACTGCGGGAAGAAAATCGCCGGCGTGGAAAATCGGAATCCGAATACGAACTTGTCGACACCGGAGTGTTCGACGACAACAAGTATTTCGACGTCTTTGTCGAATATGCGAAGGCCGACTGTGACGACATCGTCGTCAAGATCACGGCCGTGAACCGTTCGGAAGATCCCGCACCGCTGCATATTCTACCGACGCTTTGGTTTCGAAATCAGTGGTCCTGGTTCGATCATCCGCCGAAACCTTCGCTGAAACGGTCAACCTCGACGAGTTCGACGATTCTGGCGGAACAGCGCGAACTCGGTTCGTTCGAACTGCGTTGTGAAGGCTCGCCGCGGCTGCTTTTTACGGAGAATGAAACCAACGCGGCCTCTCTTTTTGGGGGAAAGAATGCGTCGCCTTACGTGAAGGACGGGATAAATCGATTTGTGACGCGCAACGAGTCCGATGCCGTCAATCCTGCCGGAATTGGAACAAAGGCGGCGGCTCACTACGTTTTCGAAATCGCCGGGAACTCATCCGAAACTGTTTGGCTTCGCTTGTCGAACTCGGGCACCGGCGAATCGCCCGGCAACGACTTTGTAAGCGAATGCGAGTCGGTTTACGTACGACGGCATCTCGAGGCGGACGAGTTTTACAGAAGCATCGTTCCGGAAAGTTTGAGCGAGGACGAACAGCTCGTGATGCGACAGGCACTGGCGGGAATGCTTTGGTCGAAGCAGTTCTATCATTACTCGGTCAAGGATTGGATCGACGGAGATCCCGCGTTTCCGCCGCCGTCTTCGAAGCGCAAACACGGTCGCAATTCGTCGTGGAAACATCTTTACAACGACGACATCATTTCAATGCCCGACAAATGGGAGTACCCGTGGTATGCGGCGTGGGATCTTGCATTTCACGCGATTCCGTTGGCGCTTGTCGATCCGGGCTTTGCAAAGCGTCAGTTGATACTTCTGCTTCGCGAGTGGTATATGCACCCGAACGGCCAGATACCGGCGTACGAATGGGCGTTCGGCGACGTCAATCCGCCGGTTCACGCTTGGGCCGCGCTTCGCGTTTACCGGATCGAAGCCAAAAGAAAGGGTCGCGCGGACCGGGATTTTCTGGAGAAGATCTTCCATAAACTGCTTCTCAATTTCACTTGGTGGGTGAATCGCAAAGACGCTGAAGGGAACAACGTGTTCGAGGGCGGATTCCTCGGACTCGACAACATCGGCGTCTTCGACCGCAGCGCGGCGTTGCCGTCGGGCGGACACATCGAACAATCCGACGGCACGAGCTGGATGGCGATGTTTTGTCTGAATATGCTCGCGATCGCGCTCGAACTGGCGCGTGAGGACAAGGTTTACGAGGACGTCGCGAGCAAGTTTTTCGAACATTTTGTTTACATCTCCGATGCGATGAACAACGTCGGTGGGGAAGACACGGAGTTGTGGGACGAGCGCGACGGCTTCTATTACGACGTTCTTCATTTACCGAACGGCGAGGACATTCCGCTCCGGCTGCGTTCGATGGTCGGACTGATTCCATTGTTTGCGGTTGAAACGATCGAGTTTGAAATGCTCGATCGGCTTCCGGACTTTCGACGACGGACCGAGTGGTTTTTGAAAAACCGGCCGGATCTTACGGACAAGATCGCGTGTATGCAGAAACCGGGGCGGGAAAACCGCTTGCTGCTGGCGCTCGTCAATCCCGAACGTTTGCGGCGCGTACTGCGCGTGATGCTTTCCGAGAACGAGTTCTTGTCGGATTTCGGTATCCGCGCGATGTCGCGTGCGCACCGCAATAATCCGTATGCCCTAAAGCTGGGCGACACGGAATACCGCGTCGAATACGAACCGGCCGAGTCGAAAAGCGGTATGTTCGGCGGCAACTCAAACTGGCGCGGTCCGATCTGGATGCCGGTCAATTATCTGCTGATCGAGGCTCTGCAAAAGTTCGATTTCTACTTTGGCGACCAGTTTAAGGTCGAGTTTCCAACCGGATCCGAGCGCAAGCTATCGCTCTGGGACGTTTCGCAGGAACTCGAAAGGCGCCTCGCCCGGATTTTCGTACGCGACGAAGACGACGGCAGTCGGGCGGTTTTCGGAAACTGCGACAAGTTTCAGACCGACGAGCATTTCCGCGACTATCCCTTGTTCTACGAGTACTTTCACGGCGATCACGGCTCGGGTCTCGGCGCCAGTCATCAAACCGGCTGGACGGGTCTCGTCGCGAAGTTACTGCAGCAGATCGGGGATTACCGGGATTGA
- a CDS encoding dicarboxylate/amino acid:cation symporter: MSENNPKTSPDDYSYEQELRTDLDDHTPDRPKGMALHTKILIGLLVGVVGGVAVNKIYGGGNEWLVWFIRNFTEPIGQLFLSLLLMIVVPLVFSSLIVGVAGIGDIRKLGRIGLKSFGYCLVISAISVVIGLTLANTIQPGKRIAPEIAEQMKTQFGGDAAKRVEDQKKNADAAKSDSALMQVVKTIVPKNLFGSIGGENPNMLHLMFFALIVGVAITLLPGTVSAPFVGVMDSLFQITSKIIDMVMKLAPYAVACLIFTNVARFGIELLGALGWFVFTVLLALSIHMFGVYSLSIAFLSRMNPIEYFSRIKTVIVTAFSTSSSNATLPTALRVSEENLGVPKEINSFVLTVGATANQNGTALYEGVTVLFLAQLAGVDLTLGQQLMVVYLAILGGIGTAGVPSGSIPFIIGILAMIDVNPALIAIILGVDRILDMCRTTLNVTGDITAATYVARSEGYELLKNSKG; this comes from the coding sequence ATGAGTGAAAACAACCCTAAGACAAGCCCCGACGACTATTCATACGAGCAGGAACTGAGAACCGATCTTGACGATCACACCCCGGATAGGCCAAAGGGAATGGCTTTGCATACGAAGATCCTGATTGGATTGCTTGTCGGCGTTGTCGGCGGGGTCGCGGTCAATAAGATCTACGGCGGCGGCAACGAATGGCTCGTTTGGTTCATTCGCAATTTCACCGAACCGATCGGACAGCTGTTCTTGAGTCTCCTGTTGATGATCGTCGTCCCGTTGGTGTTTTCGTCGCTGATCGTCGGCGTTGCCGGGATCGGTGACATCCGCAAACTGGGCCGGATCGGCTTGAAGTCTTTCGGCTACTGCCTCGTGATCTCGGCCATTTCGGTCGTCATCGGACTCACGCTCGCGAATACCATTCAACCGGGCAAGCGGATCGCGCCCGAGATCGCCGAGCAGATGAAGACACAGTTCGGCGGCGATGCGGCGAAACGCGTCGAAGATCAGAAGAAGAATGCCGATGCGGCGAAAAGCGACTCTGCGCTGATGCAGGTCGTGAAGACGATCGTGCCGAAGAATCTGTTCGGTTCTATCGGCGGCGAGAATCCGAATATGCTGCATCTGATGTTTTTCGCGCTGATCGTCGGCGTCGCGATCACGCTTTTGCCGGGAACCGTCTCGGCGCCGTTCGTCGGCGTGATGGATTCACTGTTTCAAATCACCTCGAAGATCATCGATATGGTGATGAAACTCGCGCCTTACGCGGTCGCGTGCCTGATCTTCACAAACGTCGCACGTTTTGGAATTGAACTGCTCGGCGCGCTCGGGTGGTTCGTCTTCACGGTTTTGCTGGCGCTGTCGATACATATGTTCGGCGTCTACTCACTTTCGATCGCCTTCCTGTCACGGATGAATCCGATCGAGTATTTCAGCCGCATCAAAACGGTGATCGTGACCGCATTTTCGACCTCTTCATCGAACGCCACCTTGCCCACGGCGCTCCGCGTCAGCGAAGAGAATCTCGGCGTTCCGAAAGAGATCAACAGCTTTGTTTTGACGGTCGGCGCGACGGCCAACCAAAATGGCACGGCGTTGTATGAAGGCGTTACGGTCCTGTTTCTGGCGCAGCTCGCCGGAGTCGATCTGACGCTCGGCCAACAATTGATGGTCGTTTACCTGGCGATTCTCGGCGGCATCGGCACGGCCGGAGTTCCATCGGGATCGATCCCGTTCATCATCGGAATCCTGGCGATGATCGACGTCAATCCGGCGCTGATCGCGATCATTCTCGGCGTCGACCGCATTCTCGATATGTGCCGAACGACGCTCAACGTAACGGGCGACATCACGGCCGCCACCTACGTCGCGCGGAGCGAAGGGTATGAGTTGCTCAAGAACTCGAAGGGCTAG
- a CDS encoding glucose 1-dehydrogenase yields the protein MKAVAVIPKKEKSVHLVEMEKPSVKDVKGGRGVLVEVLRVGACGTDREINNAEYGVAPPGSDFLVLGHENFGRVVEVGEKVGELKPGDFVVATVRRPGKSIYDQIGTQDFTTDDRYFERGISRLHGFMAEFYAESADYLIKIPASLAEVAVLLEPVSIIEKGLKQASDIQERLKIWKPKTAAVLGTGNVGLLTVMALRMRGYEVHGFGWELPEGYFNGELCEAIGATYDSTQKLNVVDSIAKYGQYDLVFECTGYSPIIFDAMQALNENGILILSSVTGGGRKTDGVPSDKINQQFVLGNRAMVGTVNANREHFEMGVKDFALCEAMYPGWLARMLTHKVEGLENFAEAFDILENGAKHKAIKTFFEVKSF from the coding sequence ATGAAAGCAGTCGCAGTCATTCCGAAGAAAGAAAAAAGCGTTCATCTCGTCGAGATGGAGAAACCCTCGGTCAAGGATGTCAAGGGCGGACGCGGCGTCCTCGTCGAGGTTCTGCGCGTCGGCGCGTGCGGGACCGACCGCGAAATAAACAACGCCGAATACGGCGTGGCGCCTCCCGGCAGCGACTTCCTCGTCCTCGGTCACGAGAATTTCGGGCGTGTCGTGGAGGTTGGCGAAAAGGTCGGGGAACTCAAGCCCGGCGATTTTGTGGTCGCGACCGTGCGGCGTCCCGGAAAGAGCATCTACGACCAGATCGGAACGCAGGATTTCACCACCGACGACCGTTATTTCGAACGGGGAATTTCGCGTCTTCACGGCTTTATGGCCGAGTTTTACGCCGAAAGCGCCGACTATCTGATCAAGATCCCGGCCAGCCTTGCGGAAGTCGCGGTTTTGCTTGAGCCGGTTTCGATCATTGAAAAAGGATTGAAACAGGCGTCCGACATACAGGAACGGCTGAAAATCTGGAAGCCGAAGACGGCGGCCGTCCTCGGCACCGGCAACGTCGGATTGCTGACCGTGATGGCCCTCCGAATGCGCGGTTACGAAGTCCACGGCTTTGGCTGGGAATTGCCGGAGGGCTATTTCAACGGCGAACTGTGCGAGGCGATCGGCGCGACCTACGATTCGACGCAGAAGTTGAACGTGGTCGATTCGATTGCGAAATACGGGCAGTACGATCTCGTTTTCGAATGCACCGGCTATTCGCCGATCATTTTCGACGCGATGCAGGCGCTCAATGAAAACGGGATCCTGATCCTGTCGTCGGTGACCGGCGGCGGACGCAAGACTGACGGCGTACCGTCGGACAAGATCAATCAACAATTCGTCCTCGGCAACCGCGCAATGGTCGGGACCGTCAATGCGAACCGCGAGCATTTCGAGATGGGCGTCAAAGACTTCGCGCTTTGCGAAGCAATGTATCCCGGTTGGCTGGCGCGTATGCTGACGCACAAGGTCGAAGGACTTGAGAACTTCGCCGAAGCCTTCGACATCCTCGAAAACGGCGCCAAACACAAGGCGATCAAGACTTTTTTCGAAGTGAAGAGCTTTTAG
- a CDS encoding sigma 54-interacting transcriptional regulator: protein MNAQKLKAISKEQSGLTLKTVEEKLTAGFSAHAEKMLLESLATFKHAPDDVANLKRLLSYTFETLGRYQEALDIVREYENEEILQGLALETQLRIVSQLAIGYSNTSDYPKAATLLKETLQKAKFANVRQVFGTLHNALSRVYRKLNEFSISAGYAAEALDNFREEGDWRGMAESYQLIATASYQEGNLEKSLENYGFAIKIIGERTAPFLLGRIYSDMSGVYWLLRRPQDGIACLEKSIKFFDQTDHRLNSVIAYNNLGMNLMLIGDWARAEQMMLSALEIAKAANHVHVAGILDSIGELKMLRGKLDEAEQLLNESIEFALERKREWYSIQSMRNLGRCYLAQGKPNDALDVSKKAIEICRATGERHILNTIRLVLAEAYLDLGEVADCETEIKAIEDSDPSSDFYVLGSIQRIRGFAALEESDEETAVYHFSRALTIFEAAEDIYHVAITRYALGKTLFESDPQTALRHLISASEVFRKLEIEGLFQSAEKLISKIKSSDEPVRKPVASAGSQLVMLRLAEATASRELLFRELVAVLKQEGKARKVIVAESGEGRLYFPFITQEFSNPEAHELVEKLNQAIAKNEVDQFSKSKNIAVLELRAPSAPPAMLLIYPRSGAVLRDGGPVHPLLRVVSLGMDVCALRDKDRHHQIEPEPSPYVSNSLLPGFIHSSPAMTSLVEEVYKIRSSDVTVLVTGESGTGKELVSRAIHAISNRKDRVFIPFNCTAVPKELAEGHLFGYRKGAFTGAVNDSPGMIRAAHGGTLFLDEVGDLPLEVQPKLLRFLQEGEVQPIGEKTPIKVDVRVIAATNMVLEQKVANGTFREDLYYRLNVIRLRVPPLRERRSEIPPIISYYINHYSARFNKRNITITPQTIDVLMVCEWEGNVRQLCNEIQRVVARAADGDVITPDQLSQELKRNATPISPIEGQENVRMISNIGGLGGGYNVGKQGSTLEEAVAQLETQMIVDALRRHDWNISRVARELGLTRRGLYLKLARYGIEKAA, encoded by the coding sequence ATGAACGCGCAAAAATTAAAAGCGATATCGAAAGAACAGTCGGGGCTGACGTTGAAGACTGTCGAGGAGAAGTTGACGGCCGGATTCTCCGCGCATGCCGAAAAAATGCTTCTCGAATCGCTCGCGACGTTCAAACACGCGCCGGACGATGTTGCAAACCTCAAACGACTTCTTTCATATACATTTGAAACTCTTGGCCGGTATCAGGAAGCACTCGATATCGTCCGGGAATATGAAAACGAGGAGATTCTTCAAGGACTCGCGCTTGAGACCCAGCTTCGAATAGTTTCACAACTCGCGATCGGCTACAGCAATACCTCCGATTACCCGAAAGCCGCGACGCTTCTAAAGGAAACCCTTCAAAAAGCGAAATTTGCGAACGTCAGGCAGGTTTTCGGAACTCTGCACAACGCCCTCTCGCGCGTTTACCGGAAGCTGAATGAGTTCTCGATCTCGGCAGGCTATGCCGCCGAAGCGCTGGACAACTTTCGCGAGGAAGGCGATTGGCGCGGGATGGCTGAAAGCTATCAATTGATCGCGACGGCGTCGTATCAGGAAGGAAATCTCGAAAAGTCCCTCGAAAACTACGGTTTCGCGATCAAGATCATCGGCGAGCGCACGGCGCCGTTTCTGCTCGGCCGGATCTATTCTGACATGTCTGGAGTTTACTGGCTCTTGCGTCGCCCGCAGGACGGGATCGCGTGTCTCGAAAAATCGATCAAGTTCTTCGACCAGACCGATCATCGGCTCAATTCGGTTATCGCGTACAACAATCTCGGAATGAACCTGATGCTGATCGGCGACTGGGCGCGCGCCGAGCAAATGATGTTGAGCGCGCTTGAGATCGCCAAAGCGGCGAATCACGTGCATGTCGCGGGAATTCTCGACTCGATCGGTGAACTCAAGATGCTTCGCGGCAAACTCGACGAGGCCGAACAGTTGCTCAACGAGAGCATCGAGTTTGCGCTCGAACGGAAGCGCGAATGGTACTCGATCCAGTCGATGCGAAATCTCGGCCGTTGCTATCTGGCGCAGGGAAAGCCAAACGACGCGCTCGACGTCTCGAAGAAGGCGATTGAGATCTGCCGTGCGACCGGTGAAAGGCACATTCTCAACACGATCCGACTCGTGCTGGCGGAGGCGTATCTCGACCTCGGCGAGGTTGCGGATTGCGAAACCGAGATCAAGGCCATTGAAGACTCCGATCCATCGTCGGACTTTTACGTTCTCGGCTCGATCCAGCGAATTCGCGGGTTCGCGGCGCTCGAAGAAAGCGATGAGGAAACCGCCGTGTATCATTTCAGTCGGGCGCTGACGATCTTTGAGGCGGCCGAGGACATCTATCACGTTGCGATAACGCGTTACGCCCTCGGGAAAACTCTGTTCGAGTCCGACCCCCAGACCGCCTTGAGGCATTTGATCTCAGCAAGCGAGGTCTTTCGGAAGCTTGAGATCGAGGGACTCTTTCAATCCGCCGAGAAGCTGATTTCCAAGATAAAGTCGTCGGATGAACCCGTCCGGAAGCCGGTAGCTTCAGCCGGTTCGCAGTTGGTGATGCTGCGTTTGGCAGAAGCCACGGCATCTCGCGAACTGCTTTTCCGGGAACTGGTTGCAGTACTGAAACAGGAAGGCAAGGCCCGCAAAGTTATTGTTGCCGAATCGGGCGAAGGCCGCCTGTACTTTCCGTTCATTACGCAGGAATTTTCGAATCCGGAAGCTCACGAACTCGTTGAGAAGTTGAATCAGGCGATCGCCAAGAACGAAGTCGACCAGTTCTCCAAAAGCAAGAACATTGCGGTCCTCGAGCTTCGTGCCCCGAGCGCGCCGCCGGCGATGCTCTTGATCTATCCTCGGTCGGGTGCGGTTCTCAGAGACGGCGGTCCGGTCCATCCGCTGCTTCGGGTCGTTTCGTTGGGGATGGACGTTTGCGCGCTTCGCGATAAAGACCGGCACCATCAGATCGAGCCGGAGCCGAGCCCCTACGTGTCGAACAGCCTGTTGCCGGGTTTCATTCACTCGTCGCCGGCGATGACGTCTTTGGTCGAAGAGGTTTACAAGATCCGGTCGTCGGACGTGACAGTGCTTGTGACCGGCGAATCGGGAACCGGCAAAGAACTGGTCTCACGCGCGATTCACGCGATCTCGAACCGCAAGGACCGTGTCTTCATTCCGTTTAACTGCACGGCGGTGCCGAAGGAACTCGCCGAAGGCCATCTTTTCGGTTACCGCAAGGGTGCCTTTACCGGCGCGGTCAACGATTCGCCGGGAATGATCCGCGCCGCGCACGGCGGGACGTTGTTTCTCGACGAGGTCGGCGACCTGCCGCTCGAGGTTCAGCCGAAGCTGCTGCGATTTCTTCAGGAAGGCGAAGTTCAGCCGATCGGCGAAAAAACTCCCATCAAAGTGGACGTTCGCGTCATTGCGGCGACGAATATGGTTCTCGAACAAAAAGTCGCTAACGGAACGTTTCGGGAGGACCTCTATTACCGTTTGAACGTGATTCGGTTGCGCGTGCCGCCGCTTCGCGAGCGCCGTTCCGAGATTCCGCCGATCATTAGCTATTACATCAACCATTACTCGGCGCGTTTCAACAAGCGCAACATCACGATCACGCCTCAGACGATCGATGTCCTGATGGTCTGCGAGTGGGAAGGCAACGTCCGCCAGCTCTGCAACGAGATCCAACGCGTCGTCGCTCGTGCGGCCGACGGCGACGTCATTACTCCAGATCAGCTTTCCCAGGAACTGAAACGGAACGCGACGCCGATCTCGCCGATCGAGGGCCAGGAGAACGTCAGAATGATCTCGAACATCGGCGGCTTGGGCGGTGGCTACAACGTCGGCAAGCAGGGCTCGACGCTTGAAGAGGCCGTTGCGCAACTTGAAACCCAGATGATCGTCGATGCGCTTCGCCGCCACGACTGGAACATCTCCCGCGTCGCCCGCGAACTCGGCCTGACGCGCCGCGGACTATACCTCAAACTCGCCCGCTACGGCATCGAGAAGGCAGCATAA